The DNA window GATGTTCAGCAGGATCCTCATGACCGTCCCTTTCAGCGGCTCCGGCGGCCGGAGCGCAGAGCGTATGCGATGGCCAGGACGAAACCGAGCGGGCACGCCAGCGTCAGCAGGTACAGGACCAGGCCCGGATCACCCTCGGACAGGGAGTGGACGAAGAAGATGACCACGATCGCGGCGATGCCGACCAGGAAGCTGACGACTGCCGCATAGAACAGTCCCTTGCCGGTGTGAGGGGAGGCGCCGGTGCCGTGGGGGTGGGGTTCGTTCGTCACAACACCACGGTAGGCCACGGCCCGGTCGACGATGTCGGGCTGCTCGGCTTCCGTCCGGAATCGACCCGAACGGGCACGTTGGGCCGGCTACCCGAGCAGCGCGGCGATGTGCTCCGGCACCTCGCTCGACGACGGGTCGACCGCCGTCTCGGCCCAGTCGCCGCCCGTCGCCTTGTACAACCGGCCGCCGTCCACGATCCACAGGGTGTCCGTGGACGAATCCCACTCGTACCGGGCGGCCGAGGTGGACCGAATGCGAGCCACCGCCTCGCCGTCCGCATCGAAGATCGCGATTGCGGGCTGTGACGTGCCGGACGGCATCACCAGGGCCGCCGAGTACGAAGCCGACGGTGACTGCTTCTCCACACCCAGCGCGGTGTCCGCTTCGACGGTGGTGGTCGTCGTGGGCGCGGCCGTCGTCGTGGTGGTGGGCGCCGGGCGCGTCGACGTCGTGGAAGAGGGCGCCGCCGACGTGGTCGAGGACGTCGAGGTCGAGCTCGGAGTCGTGGGGGTGGTTGTGGTGCTGGAGGTACTCGGTGCGGCGGCAGTGGTCGTGGTCGGCGGAGTCGGAGATGTCGTCGAGGTGGCGGTGATTTCCGGCGCCGCTGTGCCTCGGGCGTTCAGCGCATTCGCCTCGAGGGCGGTGGTGGCGCTGGATGCTCCGGAGACACATCCCAGGCTGAACTGGAACCTGTAGCGGTAGACGACCGCTCCACGCCAGGCGGGCCCCTCTTCTCCGGTGTAGCGGTTGACGGTGTGGATCTCGACCGTCAAATTGCGGCTACCTTTGTCGATGTCGTAGTTGGCGTCGTCCCAGTCGATGTCGTCGGTGACCTGCTCGCCCTCGGCGATATTCTCGGCTTTGTTCATCCACGAGAACGTCCAGCTCCCGTCGTCCAGCTTCACATAGACCTTGTAGCTGTAGGCGGGGCCGAGGTGTGTCCAGCTCAGGCGGCAGAAGTAGAAGCCGTACGGTCCTTGGGTTCTGTAGGTCGGTTCCGAGATTGCCGGCAGCACGTCGGGACTGACGACCAGGCGGCCGCTGGTCGCGGTGTTGCCGGTGTCCTGCCAGGCGGCGCTCGTGTCGCTGATCTGCGTAACCCCGAGCACTGTGAGGGCGACAGCGCTCATGCCGAGCGCGGCGCGGACGAATCGCGACAGCCGGAACCCGTTCCGACGCGAAGGGCGAGGTGCGTCGGGGCTCACGGCGTCGGGACCTTTCCCTCACAGGAACTGTCGTGGGGCTCCTCGGCGGAACGCGGGAGCGCTTCGTCCTCGCGGCGACCCGCCGGTCGCGCCACGAGCACGAGTAGCGCTCCGACGAGTGCGCCGCCGAGGAAGACCGCGGTGGAACTGGTCAGCCACGCCGCGCCGTAGCCGAGGCCGGGCGCGCTCCAGAACACCCGGTCGGCCTCGGTGATGAGGTACGGCTCCACATCCGGTTCGGCGTTCGCGTCACCCTTCAGTGTGACAGCGAAGATATCCGCCCCCTGTGGCTCGAGTGCGTACAGCCGGTGCGTGATTCGCGTGCCGTCCGCGTTCTCGACGCTGACGATGTCGCCCACCGACAACTCGGACGCGGGGACCGTGTGTGCGAGCGCGAGCGACCCCGTGGAGACGGCGGGGGCCATCGATCCCGATCGGAAGATGAGGGGCTTGATGTCGAACAGCAGCGTCGCGACGGTCGCGACGATGCAGACGACGCCCGCGATGGCGCCGACCGTGAGCGCCACTTCGCGAACCTTGCGAGCGGTGGACG is part of the Rhodococcus sp. SGAir0479 genome and encodes:
- a CDS encoding signal peptidase I, yielding MFANTTFDTPAPSTARKVREVALTVGAIAGVVCIVATVATLLFDIKPLIFRSGSMAPAVSTGSLALAHTVPASELSVGDIVSVENADGTRITHRLYALEPQGADIFAVTLKGDANAEPDVEPYLITEADRVFWSAPGLGYGAAWLTSSTAVFLGGALVGALLVLVARPAGRREDEALPRSAEEPHDSSCEGKVPTP